The region TCGAGAACTACCTGGGCTTCCCCGACGGCGTCTCGGGCGCCCAGCTCACCGACCGCGCCCGCAGGCAGGCCCAGAAGTTCAACGCCGAGATGCTCACCACCCGCGAGGTCGTCGGCCTCGAACGGCAGGACCCGGTCACCCTGCTCCGGTTCTCCGACGACACGGCCGTCGCGGCGCACACGGTGGTGCTGGCCACGGGCGTGTCGTACCGCCTCCTGGACGCCCCCGGCCTCGCCGACCTGACCGGCCGCGGCGTCTTCTACGGCTCGGCCGCCATCGAGGCCCCGAACTGCTCGGGCGAGGAGATCTACATCGTCGGCGGGGCCAACTCCGCGGGCCAGGGGGCGGTGTACTTCTCCCGCTTCGCCCAGAAGGTGCACATTCTCATCCGGGGCGACGACCTCACCCGGTCGATGTCGCGCTACCTGATCGACCAGATCGAGGGGATCGCGAACATCGAGGTCCACCCGAACACCGAGGTCGTGGGGGGCGAGGGACGCGACCACCTGGAGCGGCTGACCCTATGCGACCGGAGGTCCGGCCGGGTCGTCACGGTGCCGACGTCGTGGCTCTTCGTCTTCATCGGCGCCGAGCCGCGCACCGACTGGCTCGGCGACGTGGTGGCCCGCGACGGCAACGGATACGTGCTGACCGGCTCCGACCTGCTCGCCGACGGACTCCGCCCGGCCGGGTGGGCGCCGTCCAGAGACCCCTATCACCTGGAGTCGAGCATGCCGGGCGTCTTCGCCGCCGGCGACGTGCGGGCGGGCTCGGTCAAGCGCGTCGCCTCGGCCGTGGGCGAGGGCGCGATGGCGGTCTCACTCGTCCACCGCTACCTGGAGGGCCGATGACAGAGACGCCGATGACCGGGACGCCGATGACCGGGACGCTGCCGCCGCACGAGCTGCGCACGCTGTTCCTCTTCGAGTCGCTGGACGACGGCCAGCTCGCCGCCCTGTCGGCGGCGGGCCGGGTGGAGACGCGCGCCGCCGGCACTCTCGTCTACGGCGAGGGCGAGCCCGCCACGTGCTTCTTCGTACTGCTCAGCGGCACGGTCGCGATGAGCAGGCGGGTGCAGGGCGACGAGGTCGAGGTGAGCCGCACCGCCCAGCGCGGCGTGTACGGCGGCGCCACCCAGGCGTACATCAGCGGCGAGCAGCACCAGCTCTACCTGAACTCGCTGCGCGCGGTCACCGACGCCGAGTTCTTCGTGCTGCCGGCCGAGGTGATCGCCGAGTGCGTGCGCGAGTGGTTCCCGATGGCGATGCACCTGCTGGAGGGGCTGTT is a window of Microbispora sp. NBC_01189 DNA encoding:
- a CDS encoding FAD-dependent oxidoreductase, with the protein product MQNAAILTVDDDPSVSRSVARDLRRRYGDRYRVIRAESGSTALDALREIKLRGEQVAVLLADYRMPGMNGIEFLEAAMDVFPLARRVLLTAYADTDAAINAINIVDLDHYLLKPWNPPEEKLYPVLDALLDAWLTTPAVTMPETKVVGHRWSARSFAVRDFLARNLVPYRWLRADEAEGARLLAAAGLGEADVPVVITTDGKALARPTETDLAAHVGMATTPASDLYDLAVIGGGPAGLGAAVYGASEGLRTLLVEQRATGGQAGQSSRIENYLGFPDGVSGAQLTDRARRQAQKFNAEMLTTREVVGLERQDPVTLLRFSDDTAVAAHTVVLATGVSYRLLDAPGLADLTGRGVFYGSAAIEAPNCSGEEIYIVGGANSAGQGAVYFSRFAQKVHILIRGDDLTRSMSRYLIDQIEGIANIEVHPNTEVVGGEGRDHLERLTLCDRRSGRVVTVPTSWLFVFIGAEPRTDWLGDVVARDGNGYVLTGSDLLADGLRPAGWAPSRDPYHLESSMPGVFAAGDVRAGSVKRVASAVGEGAMAVSLVHRYLEGR